A genomic region of Anas acuta chromosome 1, bAnaAcu1.1, whole genome shotgun sequence contains the following coding sequences:
- the GJB2 gene encoding gap junction beta-2 protein, with translation MDWGSLQAILGGVNKHSTSIGKIWLTVLFIFRIMILVVAAERVWGDEQQDFVCNTLQPGCRNVCYDHFFPISHIRLWALQLIFVSTPALLVAMHVAYTRHEKKRRFRNGEKIDIEELKNEKIHIRGPLWWTYTSSIFFRIIFEAVFMYVFYYMYDGYQMPRLVKCDAWPCPNVVDCFVSRPTEKTTFTIFMLAVSGICMTLNLAELCYLVAKICMKQSRKTAALK, from the coding sequence ATGGATTGGGGATCTCTGCAGGCCATCTTGGGAGGTGTAAACAAACACTCCACTAGCATCGGGAAGATATGGCTCACGGTCCTGTTCATCTTCCGCATCATGATCCTGGTCGTGGCTGCAGAGAGAGTCTGGGGAGATGAACAACAAGATTTTGTCTGCAATACCCTTCAACCTGGGTGTAGAAATGTTTGCTATGACCACTTTTTCCCTATCTCTCACATCAGACTCTGGGCCCTGCAGCTGATCTTTGTCTCCACGCCTGCGCTGCTGGTGGCCATGCACGTAGCTTACACCAGGCACGAGAAGAAACGGCGCTTCAGAAACGGTGAGAAAATTGATATAGAAGAGCTGAAGAACGAAAAGATTCACATTCGAGGTCCCCTGTGGTGGACGTACACCAGCAGCATCTTCTTCAGGATCATCTTTGAAGCGGTCTTCATGTACGTGTTCTACTACATGTACGATGGGTACCAGATGCCTCGCCTGGTGAAGTGTGATGCGTGGCCCTGCCCCAATGTAGTGGACTGCTTTGTGTCTCGGCCCACCGAGAAAACCACCTTTACTATTTTCATGCTTGCGGTGTCCGGGATCTGCATGACATTGAATCTGGCTGAGTTGTGTTACCTAGTGGCAAAAATCTGCATGAAACAATccaggaaaacagcagctttaAAATAA